A DNA window from Abyssisolibacter fermentans contains the following coding sequences:
- a CDS encoding efflux RND transporter permease subunit, whose translation MIKNFIKFNIANKKITLFIIFILIIIGINSYFVLPKQESPDLAAPAAIITIIYPGASSIDVESLVTRKVENEVFEIEGYAYCESFSSNSVSTTSLRLEYGTDVDNAWAQLKEKLESLEDKLPKECLKPQLKTDLASTAGIIISVSSNEASYQELENYTDRIKEELMNIKEINKLQIKGVQDKEIIINVDISKLNYLDLSLDDIVNIIKLNNVNIPVGILKDNSSKINIRTNGGFADIEEIKDIIVSISKNSQAVIRLRDIAEIEYKNKENNVIYTHDGEKSILLTGYFKEDINIVPSGNDIKEKLNKISTEFPKNINIDIVHNQAEDVKTSVNDFMINLMEGIIFVILVVLIGMGIRNALIVSTAIPISILLTIVTMRVLSIKIHQISITALIIALGMLVDNAIVVSDSIQNRIDQGQDRMKSCIEGVMDVIVPILSSTLTTIGAFIPLILLKSVAGEYMSSLPKIVIIALIGSFLASIISTPLIASIFFKRSKKSDRLKPIRDLTVKLLKRALKRKAAVIAILVIISVITLKIALDIDLQFFPKADKNILYIDVKAEDVMDINKTKTMMNNISDILNNQKEVISQTTAVGGLLPKFYTTLPYSPDAPNIGQVMFRVDLNNTDVFKNNAEFAIYIQKILDKNLVKGKAIVKQLELAEPIGHAIRVRLLGDSVDKLVNESKQVRSILEGINGTINIEHDFQYDEYEYVIDINQDKAVMFGLTKYNIQNETNIALMGRNSSNLKLESKELPIILKGDINSKEILENIKIKSPVTLRKVVLKEIADVRLIKNTPIIKKYDGNYTIMVSCDTRPGYNTVDIQKSLVKEINNTGLGNLSIKFDGEKEKISENFGKVGDSAIIAAMVIYLILLFQFKSYLQPLVILIAIPLSFVGSIFGLLLFKQKLSFTALLGMVSLMGIVVNNAIVLIDYINKLREQNYSVEDACIETSKKRFRPIVLSTITTVIGLIPLALSNSSMFKPMAISLMSGLLVSMMLTLIIIPVVYSIVIKNKV comes from the coding sequence ATGATTAAAAATTTTATTAAATTTAATATAGCAAACAAAAAAATAACACTTTTTATAATTTTTATTTTGATAATTATAGGTATAAATAGTTATTTTGTATTACCAAAGCAAGAATCGCCTGATTTGGCTGCACCTGCTGCAATTATAACTATTATATATCCAGGAGCATCATCTATAGATGTGGAGAGCTTAGTGACAAGAAAAGTTGAAAATGAGGTTTTTGAGATAGAAGGATATGCTTATTGTGAATCATTTTCTTCCAATAGTGTATCTACTACATCTTTGAGATTAGAATATGGTACAGATGTAGATAACGCATGGGCACAGTTAAAAGAAAAATTGGAGAGTTTAGAAGATAAATTACCTAAAGAATGTTTAAAACCACAGCTTAAAACTGATTTAGCGAGTACAGCTGGTATAATTATAAGCGTTTCAAGTAATGAAGCTTCTTATCAAGAATTAGAAAATTACACCGATAGAATCAAGGAAGAACTTATGAATATCAAGGAAATTAATAAACTACAAATAAAGGGTGTTCAAGATAAGGAAATTATAATTAATGTCGATATAAGTAAACTAAATTATTTAGATTTATCATTAGACGATATAGTAAATATTATAAAATTGAATAATGTAAATATTCCAGTGGGTATTCTTAAAGATAATTCTTCAAAAATAAATATCAGAACTAATGGAGGATTTGCTGATATTGAAGAAATCAAAGATATCATTGTCAGTATTTCTAAGAATAGCCAAGCTGTGATTAGGCTAAGAGATATAGCTGAGATTGAATATAAAAACAAAGAAAATAATGTTATCTATACACATGATGGTGAAAAAAGTATATTACTGACGGGATATTTTAAAGAAGATATAAATATAGTTCCTTCAGGTAATGATATTAAAGAAAAACTTAATAAAATATCAACAGAATTTCCTAAAAATATAAATATAGATATAGTACATAACCAAGCAGAAGATGTAAAAACATCAGTAAATGATTTTATGATTAATTTAATGGAGGGAATTATTTTTGTTATCTTAGTAGTATTAATAGGAATGGGAATTAGAAATGCATTGATAGTTTCTACAGCAATTCCAATTTCAATATTATTAACTATAGTAACAATGAGGGTATTATCTATAAAAATACATCAAATATCCATAACAGCACTTATAATAGCATTGGGGATGCTTGTAGATAATGCTATAGTCGTAAGTGATTCTATACAAAATAGAATTGATCAGGGACAGGATAGAATGAAATCATGTATAGAAGGTGTTATGGATGTTATAGTTCCGATACTATCTTCAACATTAACTACAATAGGTGCTTTTATACCTTTAATATTATTAAAATCTGTAGCTGGAGAATATATGTCAAGTCTTCCTAAGATAGTTATAATAGCACTAATAGGATCTTTTCTAGCTTCTATAATATCGACACCTCTAATAGCAAGTATTTTTTTTAAGAGATCTAAAAAATCGGACAGATTAAAACCTATACGTGATTTGACGGTTAAGCTACTTAAGAGAGCATTAAAAAGAAAAGCTGCGGTTATAGCGATATTAGTTATAATATCTGTTATTACTTTGAAAATTGCATTAGATATAGATTTGCAATTTTTCCCTAAAGCTGATAAAAATATTTTATATATAGATGTCAAAGCTGAAGATGTTATGGATATAAATAAAACAAAGACTATGATGAATAATATTAGTGATATATTAAATAATCAAAAAGAAGTAATATCTCAAACAACAGCTGTCGGTGGATTACTACCTAAATTTTACACCACTTTACCTTATTCACCTGATGCTCCTAATATTGGCCAAGTAATGTTTAGAGTTGATTTAAATAATACAGATGTATTTAAAAATAATGCCGAATTTGCTATATATATACAAAAAATATTAGACAAAAATTTAGTAAAAGGAAAAGCAATTGTTAAGCAATTAGAGTTAGCAGAACCTATTGGCCATGCAATAAGAGTTAGATTGTTAGGTGATTCTGTTGATAAATTAGTAAACGAAAGTAAACAAGTTAGAAGTATATTAGAGGGAATAAATGGAACTATTAATATAGAGCATGATTTTCAATATGATGAATATGAATATGTTATTGATATAAATCAAGATAAAGCAGTTATGTTTGGTTTAACAAAATATAATATCCAAAACGAGACTAACATAGCATTAATGGGTAGAAATAGCTCAAATTTAAAGCTAGAATCGAAAGAATTGCCTATTATTTTAAAGGGTGATATAAATAGTAAGGAAATACTAGAAAATATTAAGATCAAATCACCGGTTACTTTGAGAAAAGTAGTATTAAAAGAAATAGCAGATGTAAGATTGATTAAAAATACTCCTATAATAAAAAAATATGATGGTAATTATACAATAATGGTTTCTTGTGACACAAGACCAGGTTATAATACAGTGGATATTCAAAAAAGTTTGGTAAAAGAAATCAACAATACTGGTTTAGGAAATCTAAGTATAAAGTTTGACGGAGAAAAAGAAAAAATTAGTGAGAATTTTGGAAAAGTAGGCGATTCAGCTATTATAGCAGCTATGGTGATATATTTAATATTACTATTTCAATTTAAATCATATTTACAGCCATTAGTAATATTGATTGCAATACCACTTTCTTTTGTGGGTTCTATTTTTGGCCTATTACTATTTAAACAGAAATTATCTTTTACAGCTTTGTTAGGGATGGTTAGTTTAATGGGTATTGTTGTAAACAATGCAATAGTACTTATTGATTACATAAATAAACTGAGAGAGCAAAATTATTCTGTGGAGGATGCTTGTATAGAAACATCTAAAAAAAGATTTAGACCTATAGTGTTAAGTACAATAACTACGGTAATTGGTCTTATACCTTTAGCATTATCAAATAGTAGTATGTTTAAACCTATGGCGATTTCTTTAATGAGTGGTTTGCTAGTTTCCATGATGCTGACATTAATTATTATACCTGTAGTTTATAGTATTGTTATAAAAAACAAAGTTTAG
- a CDS encoding alanine/glycine:cation symporter family protein, which produces MERFEEIIKALGNFAWGPIMIVLLVGTGVLLSIGTKFIQFRKLGYAFKLLFSKDIKGEGDISPFQALMTSLAATIGTGNIAGVASAIAAGGPGAVFWMWVTAAFGGATKYAEALLALKYRITNKNGEKSGGPMYYLKLGFKDNFGEKAGKFGSIIGWMFAFFGFFASFGIGNMVQANSVSTSLNVSFGIDPKVSGVVITLATGLVIIGGIKSIGNVTDKVVPAMAIAYILGSGAVLIMNASRLLPSLSMIFTNAFSSKAVGGGVIGTVIRYGVARGVFSNEAGLGSAPIAHAASTNDDPVSQGIIGSLGSFIDTLIVCTMTALVILVSGLVNIDAAGKMTITNNLTSAALTTTAFNEGLPGFGGYIVSIGLVFFAFSTILGWFYYGSKCLEYIAGLTAVKIYKVFYILLCYVGALSSIDIVWDLSDAFNGLMAIPNLIGLVSLSGLVFTMTKDYKFKNKL; this is translated from the coding sequence ATGGAACGCTTCGAAGAAATAATAAAAGCACTTGGAAATTTTGCTTGGGGTCCAATCATGATTGTACTTTTAGTTGGTACAGGTGTATTATTAAGTATTGGTACGAAATTTATTCAGTTTAGAAAATTAGGTTATGCTTTTAAATTGCTTTTTTCAAAGGATATTAAAGGTGAAGGTGATATATCACCTTTTCAAGCTTTGATGACATCTCTCGCTGCCACTATAGGTACTGGTAATATAGCTGGTGTAGCTTCAGCTATAGCTGCTGGTGGTCCAGGTGCCGTCTTTTGGATGTGGGTTACTGCTGCATTTGGTGGTGCTACAAAATACGCTGAAGCTTTGCTAGCATTAAAGTATAGAATTACTAATAAAAATGGTGAAAAATCTGGTGGTCCTATGTATTATTTAAAATTGGGCTTTAAAGATAATTTTGGTGAAAAAGCAGGCAAATTTGGTAGTATAATAGGTTGGATGTTTGCATTTTTTGGATTTTTTGCTTCATTCGGTATTGGTAATATGGTTCAGGCAAATTCTGTTTCTACATCTCTTAATGTATCATTTGGAATAGACCCTAAAGTATCTGGTGTTGTTATAACTCTTGCAACTGGATTAGTTATAATAGGAGGAATAAAAAGCATAGGTAATGTTACTGACAAAGTTGTCCCTGCTATGGCTATAGCTTATATTTTAGGTTCAGGTGCAGTGCTTATAATGAATGCAAGTAGATTGTTACCATCGTTATCTATGATTTTCACTAATGCTTTTTCTAGTAAAGCTGTTGGTGGTGGTGTTATCGGAACAGTTATAAGATATGGTGTTGCAAGAGGTGTTTTTTCAAATGAAGCTGGTTTAGGTAGTGCCCCAATTGCCCATGCTGCTTCTACTAATGATGATCCTGTATCACAAGGGATTATTGGTTCACTAGGTTCTTTCATAGATACATTAATTGTCTGCACAATGACTGCATTAGTAATATTAGTTTCTGGTTTAGTAAATATAGATGCAGCTGGTAAAATGACTATTACTAATAATTTAACATCAGCAGCACTAACCACAACAGCATTTAACGAAGGTCTACCAGGTTTTGGAGGTTATATAGTTTCAATAGGTCTTGTATTTTTCGCATTTTCAACAATACTTGGCTGGTTTTATTACGGTTCAAAATGCTTAGAATATATTGCAGGGTTAACTGCAGTAAAAATATATAAAGTCTTTTATATATTACTTTGTTATGTAGGAGCCCTTAGCTCAATAGATATTGTGTGGGACTTATCAGACGCCTTTAATGGACTAATGGCTATTCCAAATCTAATAGGTCTTGTTTCCTTAAGTGGTTTAGTCTTTACTATGACTAAAGACTATAAGTTTAAAAATAAATTATAA
- a CDS encoding amidase domain-containing protein, producing the protein MKYVFIFCICLIMILILKKCIDRKKSIVTLNNEVNNVLEHIVLSRNNALLNNNKDLLNKLYDHNTVYGRWALEHENKRINYLQLWAKKQGIVFKDVKSEILLKNIKENRQKLTINFSMCTKYYYYYVDMPNEVNSMGIGTYHSMEVINDDSSYKIIKEWYTDPFEDSLNEKDKYFDSITKYISSQKIRSFANLNDKRLDTVEYVNRYCGAAYKVTNEYNKKYRNYNYTGGDCANYLSQALHEGGKFRKNRTWNYEKRSGSKAWVNAHSFKSYMLYSGRASLIAYGSYNKIYKLAYKLLPGDIIAYGAKGKVKHVSMVVGADSKGYPLVTCHNIDRYRVPWDLGWNDKDIRFWLLRVNY; encoded by the coding sequence ATGAAATATGTATTTATATTTTGTATTTGTTTAATCATGATTCTTATTTTAAAAAAATGTATAGATCGTAAAAAAAGTATAGTTACTTTAAATAACGAAGTAAATAATGTATTAGAGCATATTGTACTTAGTAGAAATAATGCGTTGTTAAATAATAATAAAGATTTATTGAACAAGCTATATGACCATAATACTGTTTATGGAAGATGGGCTTTAGAACATGAAAATAAAAGAATAAATTACCTACAGCTTTGGGCAAAAAAGCAAGGAATAGTTTTTAAAGATGTAAAATCAGAAATATTGTTAAAAAATATAAAAGAGAATCGACAAAAACTAACTATTAATTTTTCAATGTGTACAAAATATTATTATTATTATGTAGATATGCCTAATGAAGTAAATTCTATGGGAATAGGTACATATCATTCAATGGAAGTGATAAATGATGATTCGTCATATAAAATCATAAAAGAATGGTATACAGATCCATTTGAAGATTCACTTAATGAAAAGGATAAATACTTTGATAGTATAACAAAATATATCAGTTCACAAAAAATAAGGAGTTTTGCAAATTTAAATGACAAAAGATTAGATACAGTAGAATATGTAAATAGATATTGTGGAGCAGCATATAAGGTTACTAATGAGTATAATAAGAAATATAGAAATTATAACTATACTGGCGGTGATTGTGCAAATTATTTATCACAGGCATTACATGAAGGTGGTAAATTTAGAAAAAATAGAACTTGGAATTATGAGAAAAGATCAGGAAGTAAAGCATGGGTAAATGCACATTCTTTTAAAAGCTATATGCTATATAGTGGTAGAGCATCATTAATAGCATATGGTAGTTATAATAAAATATATAAATTAGCATATAAATTACTTCCGGGCGATATAATTGCTTATGGCGCTAAAGGTAAGGTTAAACATGTTTCAATGGTTGTAGGTGCTGACTCAAAAGGATATCCGTTAGTTACATGTCATAATATTGATAGATATCGTGTACCTTGGGATTTAGGATGGAATGATAAAGACATAAGATTTTGGTTATTAAGAGTAAATTACTAA
- the cwlD gene encoding N-acetylmuramoyl-L-alanine amidase CwlD, whose amino-acid sequence MRIIIIKKRNLLVLPILLILIITSVLTYNKQYNTIPAFSSPIINKVIAIDPGHGGFDPGASGKSGVKEDDINLQICLRIRRLLEQAGGIVILTRETDDGLDTSKSKTIRQRKNEDLRNRRILINESKPNVFVSIHLNSFEQAKYHGAQVFYKNGCSDSKELADIVQKELRRVLDKNNKRVPQSRKTVYLLKMVKCPSILVECGFLSNANEEKMLQDPSYQEKIAWAIYIGLLNYFDEERENQI is encoded by the coding sequence ATGAGAATTATTATAATAAAGAAAAGAAATTTATTGGTTTTACCGATATTATTAATACTTATTATTACAAGTGTATTAACTTATAATAAACAATATAATACTATACCAGCTTTTTCATCACCTATAATAAATAAAGTTATAGCAATTGATCCTGGTCATGGAGGTTTTGATCCTGGTGCTTCAGGAAAATCTGGTGTGAAAGAGGATGATATAAATCTTCAAATATGTTTAAGAATTAGAAGGTTATTAGAGCAAGCAGGTGGAATAGTAATATTAACCAGAGAAACTGATGATGGACTTGATACTAGTAAGTCAAAGACAATAAGACAAAGAAAAAATGAAGATTTACGTAATAGAAGAATTTTGATAAATGAAAGTAAGCCAAATGTTTTTGTGAGCATACATTTGAATAGCTTTGAACAAGCTAAATATCATGGCGCACAGGTTTTTTACAAAAATGGTTGCTCCGATAGCAAGGAACTAGCTGACATTGTTCAAAAAGAATTAAGAAGAGTACTAGACAAAAACAACAAGAGAGTGCCGCAGTCCAGAAAAACTGTTTATTTACTTAAAATGGTTAAATGTCCATCTATTTTAGTAGAATGTGGTTTTTTATCTAATGCAAATGAAGAAAAAATGCTTCAAGACCCCTCTTATCAAGAAAAGATTGCTTGGGCAATATACATTGGTCTATTGAATTATTTTGATGAAGAAAGAGAAAACCAGATTTAA
- a CDS encoding RidA family protein has translation MEIKRYEGTGRMSRAVVHNGTIYLCGQTCLDGKDVKEQTKVVLEKIETLLNKYGSDKNNILSTTIYLKDMSLFQEMNEVWDAWVKDGNEPARACVEAKLAREDILVEMSVIAAVK, from the coding sequence ATGGAAATAAAAAGATATGAAGGTACAGGAAGAATGAGTCGCGCTGTAGTTCATAATGGAACTATTTATTTGTGCGGACAAACTTGCTTAGATGGAAAAGACGTAAAAGAACAAACAAAAGTAGTACTTGAAAAAATTGAAACTTTACTTAATAAATATGGTTCTGATAAAAATAACATACTTTCAACAACAATATACTTAAAAGATATGTCATTATTCCAAGAAATGAACGAAGTTTGGGACGCATGGGTAAAAGATGGAAATGAACCAGCAAGAGCATGTGTAGAAGCTAAATTAGCAAGAGAAGATATTTTAGTAGAAATGTCAGTTATAGCAGCTGTTAAGTAG
- a CDS encoding helix-turn-helix domain-containing protein — MNNESMANFICELRKSKNMTQRQLAEKLNITDKAVSKWERGLGYPDISILSSLAEALGVTANELLNGERSVASPSDANVIVETTLQYANKVTFNKKESVKFIAKIIITVTCLLGIFICIICDMAISGDFTWSLYPITAISFAWLIIIPLFQFKKSKVCMSLVSLSIFVIPFLFILDKIIGGTKFMLPLGVPVSLIAIAYMWGIYILFSIKKAVKWNMASISILLGIPVSLIINYIVVKFTNQPIIDVWDILSCGILGMASIVVFFIGRNRKAKTSC; from the coding sequence ATGAATAATGAAAGCATGGCTAATTTTATTTGTGAACTACGAAAATCAAAAAATATGACACAGAGACAATTAGCAGAAAAATTGAACATTACAGATAAAGCAGTTTCTAAATGGGAAAGAGGATTGGGGTATCCAGATATATCAATATTATCCTCACTAGCTGAGGCCTTGGGAGTTACTGCAAACGAACTACTTAATGGGGAAAGAAGTGTTGCTTCACCTTCAGATGCAAATGTAATTGTTGAAACAACTTTGCAATATGCAAATAAAGTTACATTCAACAAGAAAGAATCAGTAAAATTCATTGCAAAAATTATAATTACGGTAACTTGTTTGCTCGGTATATTTATTTGTATTATATGTGATATGGCTATCTCAGGTGATTTTACATGGTCATTATATCCAATTACTGCTATTTCATTTGCATGGCTTATTATAATTCCTCTTTTTCAGTTTAAAAAAAGTAAAGTGTGTATGTCGCTTGTTTCGTTAAGTATTTTTGTCATTCCGTTTTTATTTATTTTAGATAAAATTATTGGTGGTACAAAATTCATGTTACCGCTCGGAGTTCCCGTATCACTGATTGCTATTGCCTATATGTGGGGTATATATATTTTGTTTTCAATTAAGAAGGCAGTAAAATGGAATATGGCATCAATTTCTATTCTATTAGGAATTCCTGTTTCTTTAATTATAAATTATATTGTCGTAAAATTTACAAACCAACCAATAATCGATGTGTGGGATATTTTATCATGTGGAATACTGGGAATGGCATCAATTGTAGTTTTCTTCATAGGAAGAAACAGGAAGGCTAAGACTTCCTGTTAG
- a CDS encoding glycerophosphodiester phosphodiesterase family protein yields MKKVRMRRITVAIIVSCILLLWLNNTSLFTNKTDTYKLLAHRGLAQTFDVSQVEWDTNTAQIIYEPEHEYLENTIESMEVAFEYGADVVELDVQRTKDGKLAVFHDYDLSMRTNGEGSVNDYTMDWLRKLDIGYGYTADNGKIYPFRGKGIGLMPELSEILETFKDKELLIHMKNGDLETGKILWTYLKNMSDKRLAQITVYGNDDGLMYLREQNSSIRILSMNLLKKALIKYELLGWSGYIPKELHNMEIHIPLSYAKYLWGWPNKFVERMESVNTRVVIVEGNGKWSEGFDTVESLEKIPKGYSGYVWTNRIDTVSSK; encoded by the coding sequence ATGAAGAAGGTAAGAATGAGGAGGATTACAGTAGCAATTATTGTTTCTTGTATATTATTGCTATGGTTAAATAATACTAGTTTATTTACAAATAAAACAGATACTTATAAACTACTAGCACATAGAGGCTTAGCTCAGACATTTGATGTTTCTCAAGTGGAATGGGATACTAATACAGCACAAATTATTTACGAGCCTGAACATGAATATTTAGAAAATACAATTGAGTCAATGGAAGTAGCTTTTGAATATGGTGCAGATGTAGTAGAACTAGATGTTCAAAGAACAAAAGATGGGAAATTAGCAGTTTTCCATGACTATGATTTATCAATGAGAACTAATGGAGAAGGTTCTGTAAATGACTATACAATGGATTGGCTAAGAAAATTAGACATAGGATATGGATATACTGCAGATAATGGAAAAATTTACCCATTTCGAGGAAAGGGCATTGGTCTAATGCCTGAACTTAGTGAGATATTAGAAACTTTTAAAGATAAAGAGTTATTAATACATATGAAAAATGGTGATTTAGAAACTGGAAAAATACTATGGACATATTTAAAGAATATGTCTGATAAAAGGTTAGCTCAAATAACTGTTTATGGAAACGATGATGGATTAATGTATTTAAGAGAACAAAATAGCAGTATAAGAATCCTTTCTATGAATCTTTTAAAGAAGGCATTAATTAAATACGAATTATTAGGATGGTCTGGATATATACCAAAAGAACTACATAACATGGAAATCCATATACCTTTAAGTTATGCTAAATATTTATGGGGATGGCCAAATAAATTTGTAGAAAGAATGGAATCTGTTAATACAAGAGTTGTTATAGTAGAAGGGAATGGAAAATGGTCAGAAGGATTTGATACTGTTGAATCTTTAGAAAAAATTCCAAAAGGATATAGTGGATATGTTTGGACGAACCGTATTGATACTGTTTCAAGTAAATAA
- a CDS encoding Holliday junction resolvase RecU yields MTKWRTYGHRGDETEELINSTNEYYRNYNVGIITKIPVPIKVMEINRKNKEDIFGGKTKGSAIITKAFFEEKSTVDYIGCVQGFTIVFDAKETNKNYLPLQNIHKHQIEYMELIRKQRGIAFIIAHFKIQRKFYLIPIEIIKSYYDRSFKGGRKSIPMEDLDNNFEIAYKNGLLYYLDTVNTYLDYIKEGKIKSV; encoded by the coding sequence ATGACAAAATGGAGAACTTATGGACATAGAGGAGACGAAACAGAAGAATTAATTAATAGTACAAATGAATATTATAGGAATTATAATGTAGGTATTATTACTAAGATTCCAGTTCCTATTAAAGTTATGGAAATAAACAGGAAAAACAAAGAAGATATTTTTGGTGGTAAAACGAAAGGTTCTGCTATTATAACCAAGGCTTTTTTTGAAGAGAAATCAACAGTAGACTACATAGGATGTGTACAAGGTTTTACTATTGTTTTTGATGCTAAAGAAACTAATAAGAACTATTTACCTCTTCAAAACATACATAAGCACCAAATTGAATATATGGAACTAATAAGAAAACAAAGAGGAATTGCTTTTATAATAGCTCATTTCAAAATACAAAGAAAGTTTTATCTAATTCCTATTGAGATAATAAAAAGCTATTATGACAGAAGTTTCAAGGGGGGAAGAAAATCTATTCCCATGGAAGATTTAGATAACAACTTTGAAATAGCTTATAAAAATGGATTGCTTTATTATTTAGATACAGTAAATACATATCTTGACTATATAAAGGAAGGAAAAATTAAAAGTGTATAG
- a CDS encoding XRE family transcriptional regulator, whose translation MNRLAVKIKESRIKAGLTEKELAKKCGLSITYIIQVESGKKIINESVADKILKSLGTKEDFVKEEKVIEKNKETKSAHKPQGTIPVQPNQTWADALAGVIKKYPIYELYTNKIIDYKELPIISKKIEGHHPDKIMFVKSPNNDMENFRINKDDVLTVFITKDIQNYCIYLFEINGKKMIRQLKKEANKKVKLSKCANDDCAITADMSKMKILGKIIKNEFSI comes from the coding sequence ATGAACAGACTTGCAGTAAAAATAAAAGAATCTAGAATAAAGGCTGGACTAACAGAAAAAGAGCTGGCTAAAAAATGTGGTTTATCAATTACCTATATAATACAAGTTGAATCAGGTAAGAAAATCATAAATGAAAGTGTTGCTGATAAGATTTTAAAATCCTTAGGAACTAAAGAAGACTTTGTTAAAGAAGAAAAGGTTATAGAAAAAAACAAAGAAACTAAATCAGCTCATAAACCTCAAGGAACTATTCCCGTCCAGCCAAACCAAACTTGGGCTGATGCTTTGGCAGGAGTTATTAAGAAATATCCTATATATGAGCTATATACTAACAAGATCATTGATTATAAAGAGCTACCTATAATAAGTAAAAAGATTGAAGGTCATCATCCAGATAAAATAATGTTTGTAAAATCTCCAAATAACGATATGGAAAACTTTAGAATTAATAAAGATGATGTGTTAACTGTATTTATAACTAAAGATATACAAAACTACTGTATATATTTGTTTGAAATAAACGGAAAGAAAATGATTAGACAGCTAAAAAAAGAAGCAAACAAGAAAGTGAAACTATCAAAATGTGCAAATGATGATTGTGCTATAACTGCTGATATGAGCAAGATGAAGATTTTGGGAAAAATTATCAAAAATGAATTTTCTATATAA
- a CDS encoding ABC-2 family transporter protein encodes MAYIFTKYDCEENNNNLTCFICYIFIMYEMILLLGVSRFVSALYFTLFINNVTRIPKYVMDGTLDLALLKPCNSQFYLSTRYLYLNGVFDIILSLILIICASINVNLSIEPVTFLISVLLILCGFMIGYSIWIMLIALSIRILHLDNISELFISVLNFTEYPSGIYTGVIHPLGQCHQPAPTGYGSFLGEIEIDNNIIQSKEISYFR; translated from the coding sequence ATGGCTTATATTTTTACAAAATATGATTGCGAAGAAAACAATAATAATTTGACCTGTTTTATCTGTTACATCTTTATCATGTATGAAATGATACTTTTATTAGGTGTTTCAAGATTTGTATCTGCACTTTACTTTACACTGTTTATAAATAATGTAACCAGAATACCCAAATATGTTATGGATGGTACTCTTGATTTAGCTTTATTGAAACCATGTAACTCTCAATTTTATCTATCAACAAGGTATCTTTATCTTAATGGTGTATTTGACATAATACTATCACTTATTTTGATTATATGTGCAAGTATAAATGTTAATTTATCTATAGAACCAGTAACATTTTTAATATCAGTACTATTAATTTTATGTGGATTTATGATTGGGTATTCAATATGGATTATGTTAATTGCTTTGTCGATTAGAATCTTACATTTAGATAACATTTCTGAGCTATTTATTTCAGTTTTAAATTTTACTGAGTACCCTAGCGGTATATATACAGGTGTTATACACCCACTGGGGCAATGTCATCAACCTGCACCCACTGGGTACGGTTCTTTTTTGGGTGAAATAGAAATAGATAACAATATTATTCAATCAAAAGAAATCAGTTATTTTAGATGA